From one Coffea eugenioides isolate CCC68of chromosome 11, Ceug_1.0, whole genome shotgun sequence genomic stretch:
- the LOC113751065 gene encoding autophagy-related protein 9-like, protein MMFSGQKGPNALNIFKWKWQNESSLEAGLLNDVPPEIELSDYHRAPSPGSESPSGLLNGDSLNVEPIADLDLFFERLYNYYCEKGLWCIIIKWIFELLSLAFTICFSGFFLLYVDWNGLRNAKCGMDAVESGIKPCDLAKEALHQHPLTPFTLAKSIIVGYLGIFSIYWIFCFLKFFAQLKDTLKIRHFYYNSLNVTDNEIKTLPWALLLEKVVQSQRSQQLCVVKDLSIHDVVMRLMRKENYLIGMLNKGVLAFPISPWVPGAGPTVKFGPNGVRYRLILTKTLEWTLNWCVLQSMFDRNFRIRREFISDPKTLKKRLMIVGFVMLLLSPFLVIFMLVYLFLRHAEQFYNHPSTASSRRWSNLSKWIFREFNEVDHFFKHRINTSILHASGYLKQFPSPMISIVARFISLVSGGFAAILIIVAFLEESLLEGHIFGRNLFWYAAVFGTITAISRAMVTDELLVLDPQGMMSLVVQHTHYMPKRWRGKENTEAVRMEFETLFQYTGMMLLEEMASIFLTPYLLIFVVPKRVDDVLQFIVDFTMDVEGVGHVCSFSVFDFQSHGNSRYGSPFNAPRLQRSSQGKMEKSFLSFRTSYPSWEPNTEGKLFLSALERFREQQLQAQALRPAYVTSRFQQFSPNYRVLSDRNSYLSREIPVNYLGTGYQLNSMLPMDGEQRDYPYILDWFYTSQPQQSNDLREVSSSSSGIAEECNNDLWTSPRLAQNEVTYDENWRHLLEDRARSHLEASTSAPLFQESVLKHHELNNVAHPTTSHWWARSRPQGADPQTSFMEPPNFNRETSHYYDNLSDRSLEEEDHLDWRNSSRLSRTFLMDDDGGNFNLPFDDIYTRHSQSSRENLDPADIV, encoded by the exons ATGATGTTCAGTGGGCAAAAAGGTCCCAATGctcttaatatattcaaatgGAAATGGCAAAATGAATCATCCTTAGAAGCAGGATTGCTTAATGATGTACCACCAGAAATTGAATTGTCTGACTACCACAGAGCACCAAGTCCTGGGAGTGAAAGCCCTTCGGGGCTTCTTAATGGTGATAGCTTAAATGTTGAACCAATTGCTGACTTGGACCTGTTCTTTGAGAGGCTTTATAATTATTATTGTGAAAAAGGGCTTTGGTGTATTATAATAAAGTGGATATTTGAGCTTCTGAGTCTTGCTTTCACCATATgcttttctggattttttttacTGTATGTTGATTGGAATGGCCTTCGAAATGCAAAATGTGGGATGGATGCAGTGGAATCTGGAATTAAGCCATGCGATCTGGCCAAGGAAGCCCTTCATCAGCATCCCTTGACGCCTTTTACATTGGCAAAATCtataattgttggttatttgggaatattctctatctactggatcttttgtttcttgaaattCTTTGCACAGTTGAAGGACACCCTGAAAATCCGTCATTTCTACTACAACAG TTTGAATGTGACGGATAATGAAATAAAAACCTTGCCATGGGCATTGCTTCTTGAAAAGGTTGTTCAGAGCCAAAGGTCACAACAGTTATGTGTAGTTAAAGACCTTTCTATACATGATGTTGTAATGCGACTGATGCGGAAGGAGAACTACTTGATTGGCATGCTTAACAAGGGTGTGCTTGCTTTTCCTATTTCTCCTTGGGTGCCTGGAGCTGGTCCAACTGTGAAATTTGGTCCAAATGGTGTGCGATATCGGTTGATTCTAACAAAAACCCTTGAGTGGACCTTAAATTGGTGTGTACTGCAAAGCATGTTTGATCG AAACTTCCGCATCCGAAGGGAATTTATTTCTGACCctaaaacattaaagaaaaggCTCATGATAGTTGGTTTTGTAATGCTTCTCCTTTCTCCATTTCTTGTAATATTCATGCTGGTCTACCTCTTCCTGAGGCATGCTGAACAGTTCTATAATCATCCAAGTACAGCATCATCCCGAAGATGGTCAAATCTCTCAAAGTGGATATTTAGGGAATTCAATGAG GTTGATCATTTCTTCAAGCACCGGATAAATACCAGTATTCTTCACGCTTCTGGATATCTAAAGCAATTTCCATCACCTATGATATCAATTGTTGCAAGGTTTATCTCACTTGTTTCTGGTGGCTTTGCTGCTATTCTCATCATCGTTGCGTTTCTTGAAGAATCACTGCTGGAAGGCCAT ATATTTGGTCGCAACTTGTTCTGGTATGCTGCAGTTTTTGGTACTATAACAGCTATTAGCCGTGCTATGGTGACAGATGAACTTCTTGTCCTCGACCCTCAAGGGATGATGTCACTTGTTGTCCAACATACACATTATATGCCTAAGCGATGGCGGGGAAAAGAGAATACTGAGGCTGTGAGGATGGAGTTTGAAACCCTGTTTCAG TACACAGGAATGATGCTGCTAGAGGAGATGGCTTCGATCTTTCTCACACCATACTTACTTATATTTGTTGTCCCAAAg CGGGTCGATGATGTTTTGCAGTTCATTGTAGATTTCACCATGGATGTAGAAGGTGTTGGTCATGTTTGCAG CTTTAGTGTCTTTGATTTTCAAAGTCATGGCAACTCTAGATATGGTTCACCCTTTAATGCACCTCGCCTCCAGAGGAGTTCCcagggaaaaatggaaaaatcatTCTTGAG CTTTCGCACTAGCTATCCTTCTTGGGAACCAAATACTGAGGGAAAGCTCTTCCTGTCCGCTCTTGAGAGATTCAGAGAGCAACAATTGCAAGCGCAGGCACTGAGACCAGCATATGTCACTTCTAGATTTCAGCAATTCAGCCCAAACTACCGAGTTTTAAGCGATAGAAATAGCTACTTGTCAAGAGAAATACCTGTCAACTATTTAGGAACTGGTTATCAGTTAAATTCAATGTTGCCAATGGATGGAGAGCAAAGGGACTACCCCTATATACTGGACTGGTTTTACACCTCACAGCCCCAGCAGTCCAATGATTTAAGAGAGGTTTCATCAAGTTCTTCAGGCATTGCTGAGGAATGCAATAACGACTTATGGACTTCGCCTCGCCTGGCACAAAACGAAGTAACATACGACGAGAATTGGAGACACCTTCTCGAGGATAGAGCACGCAGTCACCTTGAAGCTTCAACATCAGCTCCTCTCTTTCAGGAAAGTGTGCTGAAACATCACGAGTTGAACAATGTTGCACACCCTACCACTAGCCACTGGTGGGCGCGAAGTCGGCCACAGGGTGCAGATCCGCAGACTAGTTTTATGGAGCCCCCAAATTTCAACCGTGAAACAAGTCATTACTACGATAATCTCTCCGATAGAAGTTTAGAGGAAGAGGATCACTTGGACTGGAGAAACTCAAGTAGGTTGTCTCGAACTTTCTTAATGGATGACGATGGAGGGAATTTCAATCTTCCATTTGATGATATTTATACAAGACATTCTCAAAGCTCCCGAGAGAATTTGGATCCTGCAGATATTGTCTGA